The genomic interval GCAGCTGGGCATCTGGCTGTTCGCACCGCCCCGCTACATCCTGCCCTCGCCCGCCGATGTTGCCGCAGCACTCCTGCGCCAGCCAGCCTTCCTGTTCGGACAGGCCATGGTGACATCAGGTGAAATGGCTGTCGGGCTTGCGGCTGGCATTACCGCCGGCATTCTCGTTGCCTTTACGATTGCCGCCGTCCCGCGTTTTGGCCGCCTCGTCTGGCCCATGGTTCTCGTGTTGCAGGCATTTCCGGTCTTCGTGCTGGCCCCCATTCTCGTACTCTGGTTCGGTTTCGGCATGGCCTCGAAAGTTGTCATGACGGCGATCATCATCTTTTTCCCCGTCGCTTCAGCCTTCACCGACGGCCTCAATCGCACGGATCGGACAATCCTCGATGCCG from Agrobacterium tumefaciens carries:
- a CDS encoding ABC transporter permease, encoding MRASHALKGVVLILFVWQLGIWLFAPPRYILPSPADVAAALLRQPAFLFGQAMVTSGEMAVGLAAGITAGILVAFTIAAVPRFGRLVWPMVLVLQAFPVFVLAPILVLWFGFGMASKVVMTAIIIFFPVASAFTDGLNRTDRTILDAASLTEASHWQILTRLRVPLALPSLISGLRVAAPLAPLGAVIGEWVGASAGLGFVMIQSNARMQTDTMFAAMTILALMTVLLRLVVDRATANLAPWAKETDHVIPFKHLRRLSAP